One genomic region from Alteromonas pelagimontana encodes:
- a CDS encoding type 2 periplasmic-binding domain-containing protein yields the protein MRHLLYLLFGWLVFAAQSQADTQKIVYTQGFDNEYYGSYQAAVLHAVLGATADFGAAEAVVHPQPMTQARQILTLLNGEADVMWCVTSDEREKHLIPVRFPLIKGLAGKRVLIIKADKQKNFPSTLTLQELKRKTAVQGIGWPDLDVLSANGFTVTAADWSRWSTAMFIAVEKDMVDYFPRNVIEVFNDLELHNNKQVTLEKYHILSYPNYEYFFVSPHKPELVKRVKTGLARLVTNGELEKLFNQHKNHAQALKLVADPKRVTFKIINPHLSYELPHSDWLEDPDAVVAELLD from the coding sequence ATGCGCCATTTACTTTATTTATTGTTTGGTTGGCTGGTTTTCGCCGCGCAGTCTCAAGCAGATACTCAAAAGATAGTTTACACGCAGGGATTCGATAACGAGTATTATGGCTCTTATCAGGCGGCAGTGTTACACGCAGTGCTTGGCGCCACTGCTGATTTTGGTGCGGCAGAAGCAGTGGTTCATCCTCAGCCTATGACTCAGGCGCGGCAAATACTTACGTTGCTTAACGGCGAAGCTGACGTTATGTGGTGCGTCACCAGTGACGAGCGCGAGAAACATCTCATTCCGGTGCGCTTTCCTCTGATAAAAGGCTTAGCAGGCAAGCGAGTGTTGATAATAAAAGCCGATAAGCAGAAAAATTTTCCTTCTACCTTAACCCTTCAGGAACTAAAGCGAAAAACGGCTGTTCAAGGGATTGGCTGGCCGGATCTGGATGTATTAAGCGCCAATGGCTTCACAGTCACCGCGGCAGACTGGAGCAGGTGGTCTACTGCTATGTTTATCGCGGTGGAAAAGGATATGGTCGATTATTTCCCCCGCAACGTTATTGAAGTCTTCAATGATTTGGAACTCCATAACAATAAGCAGGTAACACTGGAAAAGTACCATATCTTAAGTTATCCGAATTACGAGTACTTTTTTGTCTCACCACATAAACCAGAGCTGGTAAAACGCGTGAAGACCGGACTGGCAAGATTAGTGACAAATGGTGAGTTAGAAAAATTATTTAACCAGCACAAAAACCATGCACAGGCGCTGAAATTAGTAGCTGATCCGAAAAGAGTTACCTTTAAAATCATCAACCCTCACTTATCTTATGAGCTTCCTCATTCAGATTGGTTAGAAGACCCCGACGCGGTAGTGGCAGAACTTCTTGATTAA
- the pdxJ gene encoding pyridoxine 5'-phosphate synthase encodes MNDIFLGVNIDHIATLRNARGTRYPDPVHAADIAERAGADGITVHLREDRRHIKDRDVRLLAQTINTRLNLEMAVTPEMLAIATDVKPAFCCLVPEKRQELTTEGGLDVAGNIAQVKDACLQLADAGIQVSLFIDADEKQIDAAQECRAPFIEIHTGQYAEAKNEHAMQQELIRLTQGVRYAASLGLSVNAGHGLHYHNVKPIAAISEIIELNIGHAIIGRAVFDGLHNAVAEMRSLMQEARLASLSPR; translated from the coding sequence ATGAACGATATCTTTCTTGGCGTTAATATTGATCATATCGCTACGTTGCGAAATGCACGTGGTACTCGTTACCCTGACCCGGTACACGCTGCTGATATAGCAGAACGTGCTGGAGCGGACGGCATTACCGTTCATCTGCGTGAGGACCGCCGCCATATTAAAGATCGCGACGTGCGACTACTGGCGCAAACCATCAATACGCGGCTGAATTTGGAAATGGCAGTTACTCCTGAGATGCTTGCTATCGCCACCGATGTAAAACCAGCATTTTGTTGCCTGGTGCCTGAAAAGCGTCAGGAACTGACAACAGAAGGCGGGCTGGATGTGGCAGGAAATATTGCACAGGTAAAAGACGCGTGCCTTCAATTGGCCGATGCAGGTATCCAGGTCTCTTTGTTCATTGATGCCGATGAAAAGCAAATAGATGCCGCTCAAGAATGTCGTGCGCCATTTATCGAAATTCATACCGGACAATATGCTGAAGCGAAAAACGAACACGCAATGCAGCAGGAACTTATCCGCTTAACGCAGGGAGTTCGTTATGCGGCCAGTCTCGGGCTGTCTGTTAATGCGGGGCACGGACTGCACTATCACAACGTGAAACCTATTGCCGCCATTTCTGAAATCATCGAACTGAATATCGGTCACGCCATTATTGGGCGAGCAGTGTTCGACGGTTTACATAATGCCGTGGCAGAAATGCGAAGCTTAATGCAGGAAGCCCGGCTGGCTTCGTTATCCCCGCGTTAA
- the recO gene encoding DNA repair protein RecO, which produces MAERQWLQAYVLHRRPYRETSYIVDCFTLELGKVSAVAKGVRNSRSDRKSLLQPFQSLRIQLTGRSELKNLVQAEGERGQILLQGTSLFCGLYVNELLNRVMPAGLVSESLYSHYQKALGELSAAVDIELTLRRFEFAVLKEMGLLADWTQEGITGEQVQAEKWYAYSSEEGIVPALPDIIKNPIPGYALLAAVAEDWTPSARKVAKHLNRLALLPLVGDKPLKSRELFVIR; this is translated from the coding sequence ATGGCAGAACGCCAATGGCTTCAGGCTTATGTACTTCATCGAAGGCCCTATCGGGAAACCAGCTATATTGTTGATTGCTTTACGTTAGAACTAGGCAAAGTGAGTGCTGTGGCAAAGGGTGTCCGTAACAGCCGCTCTGATCGAAAAAGCCTTTTGCAGCCGTTCCAGTCGCTACGCATCCAGTTAACCGGTCGTTCGGAACTAAAAAATTTAGTACAAGCTGAAGGGGAGCGAGGGCAAATATTGCTTCAAGGGACCTCGCTGTTTTGCGGGTTGTACGTCAACGAATTGTTGAACCGGGTAATGCCCGCAGGACTTGTCAGCGAAAGTCTCTATAGTCATTATCAGAAAGCGTTAGGTGAACTCAGTGCCGCGGTAGATATTGAACTTACCTTACGCCGGTTTGAATTTGCAGTGTTAAAAGAAATGGGGCTGCTTGCGGACTGGACGCAGGAAGGAATAACTGGCGAACAGGTGCAGGCAGAGAAATGGTATGCGTATTCCTCCGAAGAAGGAATTGTGCCTGCGCTACCAGATATCATTAAAAATCCAATTCCCGGTTATGCGTTGTTGGCTGCGGTAGCCGAAGACTGGACGCCGTCAGCGAGAAAAGTGGCGAAACACCTTAACCGACTGGCGCTTCTGCCACTGGTGGGGGATAAGCCACTCAAAAGCCGCGAACTTTTCGTAATCCGGTAG
- the mazG gene encoding nucleoside triphosphate pyrophosphohydrolase: MLKEKLIDIDQLERLLNIMATLRDPQHGCPWDVAQTMASLTRYTIEEAYEVADAIARNDPAAICDELGDLLFQIVFYAQVAKEKGDFEFNDVARAVSDKMVRRHPHVFSKKPASGLPPETPVALNKQWEAIKAQEKRAQGTTEQYHLDDVPEGLPALMYAQKLQQRCAKVGFDWNDIAPVLAKVREEIEEIQQEIDADEPSPAAIEEEIGDALFALVNLARHSGVDADTALRNASHKFRRRFNGVEKMAVASAKGLQDLSLEDMEKLWQAVKMSADD; this comes from the coding sequence ATGTTAAAAGAAAAACTCATTGATATTGATCAGTTGGAGCGTCTTCTTAATATTATGGCCACGCTGCGCGACCCGCAACATGGATGCCCCTGGGATGTAGCGCAAACAATGGCGTCGCTTACGCGCTACACAATTGAGGAAGCTTATGAAGTTGCCGATGCAATTGCTCGCAATGATCCGGCCGCTATTTGTGATGAACTGGGCGACTTGCTCTTTCAGATCGTGTTTTATGCCCAGGTAGCCAAAGAAAAGGGCGATTTCGAATTTAATGATGTGGCCCGCGCCGTTAGCGATAAAATGGTGCGTAGACACCCCCACGTATTTTCGAAGAAACCTGCATCCGGTTTGCCACCAGAAACGCCGGTCGCGCTAAACAAGCAATGGGAAGCGATTAAAGCACAGGAAAAACGAGCACAAGGCACCACTGAGCAATATCATCTTGATGACGTTCCTGAAGGATTACCGGCATTAATGTATGCGCAAAAGCTCCAACAACGTTGTGCAAAAGTTGGTTTTGACTGGAATGACATCGCACCCGTATTAGCGAAGGTGCGAGAGGAAATTGAGGAAATTCAACAAGAGATAGATGCCGACGAGCCTTCTCCGGCAGCAATTGAAGAGGAAATTGGTGATGCGCTGTTTGCCTTGGTAAATCTTGCCCGGCACAGCGGCGTAGATGCCGATACCGCCTTGCGAAACGCCAGTCACAAGTTTCGGCGGCGTTTTAACGGAGTTGAAAAAATGGCTGTCGCGAGTGCAAAGGGATTGCAGGATTTATCCTTAGAAGATATGGAAAAACTCTGGCAAGCTGTAAAAATGTCAGCAGATGATTAG
- a CDS encoding cytochrome c1: protein MKKLMCFFAFFLPGVVLAATGHEVHLDEAPIDLTDKASLQRGAKTFMNYCSGCHSMKYQRYQRTFSDLGISDELGEEYLQFTGDKVTDYITRAMPETAAAGWFGAAPPDLTLVARVRGVDWLYTYLRTFYVDPERPFGVNNKVFPEVGMPHVLQPLQGTPVETFEEVMVDGEMVKRYAGIKSAGDGALSPEEYDQLVGDLVNFLKYTGEPFRLQSEKIGKWALVFIIVLFVFVYLLKKDYWREIH from the coding sequence ATGAAAAAATTGATGTGCTTTTTTGCTTTCTTTTTGCCAGGTGTTGTTTTAGCCGCTACCGGGCATGAGGTTCACCTTGATGAAGCGCCTATCGATTTAACCGATAAAGCTTCGTTACAGCGCGGCGCTAAGACATTTATGAATTACTGCTCTGGTTGTCATTCAATGAAATATCAGCGTTATCAGCGCACCTTCTCTGATTTGGGTATTTCGGATGAATTAGGGGAAGAATATCTGCAGTTTACGGGTGATAAAGTCACAGATTATATCACCCGAGCCATGCCTGAAACGGCGGCAGCTGGTTGGTTTGGAGCTGCGCCGCCGGATTTGACGTTGGTAGCCCGCGTTCGCGGTGTAGATTGGCTATATACCTATCTGCGTACTTTTTACGTAGATCCTGAACGTCCTTTTGGGGTAAACAACAAAGTTTTCCCTGAAGTCGGTATGCCGCACGTGCTGCAACCTCTGCAGGGAACGCCAGTTGAGACCTTTGAAGAGGTGATGGTCGATGGTGAAATGGTAAAACGGTACGCAGGGATCAAATCGGCTGGTGACGGAGCTCTATCTCCAGAGGAATATGATCAACTGGTTGGCGACTTAGTAAACTTCCTGAAGTACACCGGCGAGCCTTTCCGTCTGCAGTCTGAAAAGATTGGGAAATGGGCACTGGTATTTATTATTGTGCTGTTTGTGTTTGTTTACTTGCTGAAAAAAGATTACTGGCGAGAAATACACTAA
- the petA gene encoding ubiquinol-cytochrome c reductase iron-sulfur subunit, producing MSNVSIDAKESAHNDNQPENNTRRRFLTVATCVVGGVGVVGAAVPFVASWNPSAKAKAAGADIEVDISQIEPGQLIRVMWRSKPVWIVRRPPAMLDELAKHEDKLKDPNSEAEQQPTFAKNRYRSLKEEYLILVGICTHLGCSPQYKKEGAFEEAVEGVPDGFFCPCHGSKFDMAGRVFESVPAPLNLVVPPYQYVDDTTVIIGSEAEVA from the coding sequence ATGAGCAATGTATCTATAGATGCAAAAGAGTCTGCACATAATGATAACCAGCCAGAAAACAACACACGTCGCAGATTTTTGACTGTTGCTACATGTGTCGTTGGTGGAGTGGGTGTTGTTGGTGCGGCAGTACCTTTTGTTGCGTCCTGGAATCCTAGCGCTAAAGCCAAGGCCGCAGGTGCTGATATCGAAGTCGATATCAGCCAAATTGAACCAGGCCAGCTTATACGAGTCATGTGGCGTAGTAAGCCGGTATGGATCGTTCGCCGTCCGCCAGCCATGCTAGATGAACTGGCGAAACATGAAGATAAGCTGAAGGATCCGAATTCGGAAGCGGAACAACAGCCTACTTTTGCCAAAAATCGTTATCGCTCTTTAAAAGAGGAATATCTGATCCTGGTCGGCATCTGTACTCACTTAGGATGCTCGCCACAGTACAAAAAAGAAGGAGCCTTTGAGGAAGCCGTAGAAGGCGTACCTGATGGTTTCTTTTGTCCTTGTCACGGTTCAAAATTCGATATGGCTGGCCGCGTATTTGAAAGTGTGCCAGCGCCACTGAATTTAGTTGTGCCGCCTTATCAATATGTTGATGACACGACCGTAATCATCGGCTCCGAAGCGGAGGTGGCGTAA
- the acpS gene encoding holo-ACP synthase translates to MAIAGMGTDIIEIDRIAQNLARTPRLAARILTSREMQIFAEHSEPARYLAKRFAAKEAAVKALGTGIGRGISWQHIEVCNDQLGAPFLLFSGEFAVHCDKRAIVSSHLSISDEKHYAVATVILETATA, encoded by the coding sequence ATGGCTATTGCCGGTATGGGAACAGATATTATTGAAATTGATCGTATTGCGCAGAATCTTGCGCGTACTCCTCGTTTAGCAGCCCGAATTCTAACCTCAAGAGAAATGCAAATATTTGCTGAGCATTCAGAGCCAGCCAGATATCTTGCAAAACGTTTTGCAGCCAAAGAAGCTGCGGTAAAAGCGTTAGGCACCGGCATCGGCAGAGGGATAAGCTGGCAGCATATTGAAGTGTGTAACGATCAATTAGGCGCACCGTTTTTATTGTTCTCGGGCGAGTTCGCCGTACACTGCGACAAGCGAGCAATAGTGTCGAGTCATCTTTCTATTTCTGATGAGAAGCATTATGCCGTCGCTACCGTCATTCTGGAAACTGCAACAGCCTAG
- the sspA gene encoding stringent starvation protein SspA: MAVAANKRSIMTLFSDTIDIYSHQVRIVLAEKGVGVEISYTDPNNLPEDLIDLNPYGTVPTLVDRELVLYKSHIIMEYLDERFPHPPLMPVYPVSRGQSRLMMHRVESDWYSLAAQIFRGEGDVETARNELREALLSLAPVFAEMPYFMSEEFSLVDCYLAPLLWRLPALNIELTGAGSKEVNGYMTRIFSRSSFKASLTDQEREIHNPL, from the coding sequence ATGGCCGTAGCCGCGAATAAACGCTCTATTATGACGTTGTTCTCAGATACCATTGATATTTATAGTCATCAGGTACGTATAGTATTGGCTGAAAAAGGAGTGGGTGTAGAAATCAGTTATACCGATCCCAATAATCTGCCAGAGGATCTGATTGATTTAAATCCCTACGGTACAGTCCCAACCCTAGTTGATCGTGAATTGGTGTTGTATAAATCTCACATCATTATGGAATATCTTGATGAACGGTTCCCGCATCCACCATTGATGCCTGTTTATCCCGTGTCACGAGGTCAAAGCCGCCTAATGATGCATCGCGTTGAAAGCGATTGGTATTCGTTAGCCGCGCAAATTTTCCGGGGTGAAGGGGATGTTGAAACTGCTCGAAACGAATTGCGTGAAGCTTTGCTTTCTCTTGCGCCTGTCTTCGCTGAAATGCCATACTTTATGAGTGAAGAGTTTAGCTTAGTTGACTGCTATTTAGCGCCTCTGTTATGGCGTTTACCGGCTCTGAACATTGAGTTAACCGGTGCAGGCAGTAAAGAAGTAAACGGCTATATGACGCGGATATTCTCTCGTAGCTCATTTAAAGCGTCACTTACGGATCAAGAACGCGAAATTCATAATCCATTATGA
- a CDS encoding cytochrome b, with protein MKGFLTWVEERIPMMRVANMHAIQYPAPFNMNFWYVFGFLATIVLVNQILTGIWLTMNFVPNAEGAFRSVEFIMREIDYGWIIRYMHSTGASAFFIVVYLHMFRGMIYGSYQKPRELLWVFGMFIYLALMAEAFMGYVLPWGQMSYWGAQVIVSLFSAIPVIGPDLVIWIQGDYVISGATLNRFFALHVIALPLVIVILVFLHIIALHEVGSNNPDGINIKYKKGSLKEDEKTQHIIHEYYTDKYDIVDDVVPFFPHIVLKDMVAFCVFLFIFCYIMFFAPEMSGKFLEHPNFEIANPLKTPEHIFPVWYFTPFYAILKAVPDKLMGVLAMFGAIAALFALPWVDRGRVKSWRYRSGLHKVNLIVFAIVFIFLGYLGGTPQENWKIIASQIATVMYFGFFVALFLYSRNERTKPVPARIPR; from the coding sequence ATGAAAGGTTTTTTAACCTGGGTTGAAGAGCGCATCCCGATGATGCGAGTAGCAAATATGCATGCTATTCAGTATCCCGCGCCGTTCAACATGAACTTTTGGTACGTATTTGGCTTTTTGGCCACTATCGTATTAGTTAATCAGATCCTTACTGGTATCTGGTTAACGATGAACTTTGTACCTAACGCAGAAGGTGCGTTCAGGTCAGTTGAATTTATCATGCGGGAAATTGACTACGGTTGGATTATTCGCTACATGCACAGTACTGGTGCTTCAGCGTTTTTCATCGTGGTTTATTTACACATGTTCCGTGGCATGATTTACGGGTCTTATCAGAAACCCCGAGAGTTGCTATGGGTATTCGGCATGTTTATCTATTTGGCGCTGATGGCTGAGGCTTTCATGGGATATGTACTTCCCTGGGGTCAGATGTCGTACTGGGGAGCCCAGGTAATTGTATCGCTGTTTAGTGCAATTCCTGTTATTGGTCCAGACCTCGTCATCTGGATTCAAGGTGATTATGTTATTTCCGGAGCCACGTTAAACCGGTTCTTTGCCTTGCACGTTATTGCTCTACCTCTGGTTATAGTGATTCTTGTTTTCCTACATATTATTGCTCTGCATGAGGTTGGCTCTAATAATCCTGATGGAATTAACATCAAGTACAAGAAAGGCTCGCTGAAAGAAGATGAAAAAACTCAGCACATAATTCACGAGTATTATACTGACAAATATGACATCGTTGACGACGTAGTGCCGTTCTTCCCCCATATCGTCCTTAAAGATATGGTGGCATTCTGTGTCTTCCTGTTTATCTTTTGCTATATCATGTTCTTCGCACCGGAAATGAGCGGAAAATTCCTGGAGCATCCAAACTTTGAAATTGCAAACCCGCTGAAAACTCCTGAGCATATATTTCCTGTTTGGTACTTCACGCCGTTCTACGCAATTCTTAAAGCCGTACCTGACAAACTGATGGGTGTGCTTGCAATGTTTGGCGCAATTGCTGCCCTGTTTGCCTTACCATGGGTCGATAGGGGACGGGTTAAATCCTGGCGTTACCGTAGTGGTTTGCATAAAGTAAATCTGATTGTTTTTGCTATTGTATTTATCTTCTTGGGTTACCTTGGCGGTACGCCACAGGAAAACTGGAAAATTATCGCGTCGCAAATTGCTACGGTGATGTATTTCGGTTTCTTTGTTGCGCTGTTCCTGTACAGCAGAAATGAAAGGACTAAACCTGTACCGGCGAGGATCCCTAGATGA
- the rpsI gene encoding 30S ribosomal protein S9 — MADTQYYGTGRRKSSTARVFLRPGSGNITVNSRALDEYFGRETECMVVRQPLELVEMGEKFDLYITVRGGGSNGQAGAIRHGITRALMEYDEALRPALRKAGFVTRDARRVERKKVGLHKARKRPQFSKR, encoded by the coding sequence ATGGCAGATACTCAATATTACGGCACTGGCCGCCGCAAAAGTTCTACTGCTCGTGTGTTCCTGCGTCCAGGCTCAGGTAACATCACAGTAAATTCACGTGCTCTTGACGAGTACTTCGGCCGTGAAACCGAGTGCATGGTTGTTCGTCAGCCACTTGAACTGGTAGAAATGGGCGAAAAATTCGATTTGTACATTACCGTGCGCGGTGGTGGTTCAAACGGTCAAGCTGGTGCAATTCGCCACGGTATTACTCGTGCTCTTATGGAGTATGACGAAGCTCTTCGTCCTGCACTGCGCAAAGCTGGGTTTGTTACCCGTGACGCGCGTCGTGTTGAACGTAAGAAAGTGGGTCTACACAAAGCTCGTAAGCGTCCTCAGTTCTCAAAACGTTAA
- the relA gene encoding GTP diphosphokinase translates to MVSTRKVHEPDRPSFESWLDSLSLAEESKRKLRAISTIPERLLVGQEMVEILHQLNMDDATLQAALVYPYCEQHQLSDEDILNEFGSDIEQLIVGVRRMDAIKALHSRRTDTGKHIGGVTDEQHIDNIRRMLLAMVEDVRAVVIKMAERICALQQVKKADEETRVMVARECATIYAPLANRLGIGQLKWELEDLAFRYLHPVSYKQIAKQLDGKRKERALYIDNVVSHLQALVDEEHIKAEVHGRPKHIYSIWKKMQKKRLTFEQLFDIRAVRIIAERLQDCYAALGTVHANYRHIPTEFDDYIATPKANGYQSIHTVIEGPEGKPVEIQIRTQKMHQDAELGVAAHWKYKEGSTGKTSGYDERINWLRRILQWQEEVAESGDLVEELRSQVFDDRVYVFTPKGDVIDLPQGSTPLDFAYYIHSNVGHRCIGAKVNQRIVPFTYQLQSGDQVEIHTGKALNPSRDWMHPGLGYVHSSRARATIHSFFKKQDKEKNQVAGKELLERELGRAHLPVKVPAEACEKFNFQQVDDLYAAIGAGDIRVMSVVHQIGQLYQPAPEPEVSPKLKTRKAAGAKGKKNTVVVEGVGHLMSQLANCCQPVPGESILGYITQGRGVSVHKESCDQLQHLLEQHPERQIEVNWSQQLNVGFETGVDIYCTDRTGILRDITTVLANENVALLGVNSLSDKPRQTAVISISIEVPDLETVSKVMVRLRQLKGVGDVKRKTH, encoded by the coding sequence ATGGTGTCAACACGGAAAGTACACGAACCCGATAGACCCTCCTTTGAAAGCTGGTTAGACAGCTTGTCTTTGGCTGAAGAAAGCAAGCGTAAGCTGCGCGCGATTTCCACAATTCCCGAACGCTTATTGGTAGGGCAGGAGATGGTGGAAATTCTACACCAGCTTAATATGGATGATGCAACGCTTCAGGCCGCACTAGTTTATCCTTATTGCGAGCAGCATCAGCTGTCTGACGAGGATATTCTGAATGAGTTTGGCAGTGATATTGAACAATTGATCGTCGGTGTGCGACGTATGGATGCCATCAAGGCGCTGCATAGTCGGCGCACAGATACTGGTAAACACATAGGTGGCGTAACCGACGAGCAACATATCGACAATATCCGTCGGATGTTGCTGGCGATGGTAGAAGATGTACGTGCTGTGGTTATTAAAATGGCGGAACGCATTTGCGCGCTACAGCAAGTTAAAAAGGCCGATGAAGAAACGCGGGTGATGGTGGCGCGTGAATGCGCTACTATTTATGCACCGTTGGCGAACCGTCTGGGAATCGGGCAGCTAAAATGGGAACTTGAAGATTTAGCCTTTCGCTATTTGCATCCGGTTTCTTACAAACAAATCGCTAAACAACTCGACGGTAAACGCAAAGAACGCGCGCTTTATATCGACAATGTGGTAAGCCACCTACAGGCGCTGGTGGATGAAGAGCACATAAAAGCTGAAGTACATGGCAGACCGAAACACATCTACAGTATCTGGAAAAAAATGCAGAAAAAGCGGCTCACTTTCGAGCAGCTTTTTGATATTCGGGCAGTGCGGATTATTGCCGAACGCTTGCAGGATTGCTATGCGGCTTTAGGTACGGTTCACGCTAATTATCGCCATATTCCCACCGAGTTTGATGACTATATCGCTACGCCTAAGGCGAATGGTTACCAGTCGATTCACACTGTCATTGAGGGGCCCGAGGGAAAGCCGGTAGAAATTCAGATCCGGACCCAGAAGATGCATCAGGATGCAGAGCTGGGCGTTGCTGCACATTGGAAGTACAAAGAAGGCTCAACGGGGAAAACATCGGGTTACGATGAGCGCATCAACTGGTTACGCCGGATTCTGCAGTGGCAGGAAGAAGTTGCGGAATCAGGCGACTTAGTAGAAGAACTGCGTAGTCAGGTATTCGATGATCGGGTTTATGTGTTTACCCCGAAAGGTGATGTTATTGATTTGCCGCAAGGTTCGACACCGCTAGATTTTGCCTACTACATTCACAGCAATGTAGGTCATCGTTGTATTGGTGCAAAGGTAAATCAGCGAATCGTTCCCTTTACCTACCAGCTGCAAAGCGGCGATCAGGTGGAAATTCATACGGGAAAAGCGCTTAATCCCAGCCGCGACTGGATGCATCCCGGCCTTGGCTATGTCCACTCTTCCCGTGCCCGCGCCACAATCCACTCTTTTTTTAAAAAGCAGGATAAAGAGAAAAACCAGGTGGCGGGTAAGGAGTTACTTGAGAGAGAGCTTGGTCGCGCCCATCTACCGGTAAAAGTTCCTGCAGAGGCATGTGAAAAATTTAATTTTCAGCAGGTTGATGATTTATACGCGGCGATTGGCGCTGGCGATATTCGTGTCATGTCGGTGGTGCACCAAATCGGTCAGCTATATCAACCTGCTCCAGAACCGGAAGTCAGTCCTAAACTGAAAACCCGTAAAGCTGCAGGAGCAAAGGGTAAGAAAAATACTGTGGTGGTGGAGGGAGTCGGTCATCTTATGAGCCAGTTAGCAAACTGCTGCCAGCCGGTGCCGGGCGAATCTATTTTAGGCTATATTACGCAAGGGCGGGGCGTTAGCGTGCATAAGGAATCATGTGATCAGCTTCAGCATCTTTTAGAGCAACACCCAGAGCGTCAAATTGAAGTCAACTGGTCGCAGCAGCTAAATGTTGGGTTTGAAACCGGTGTGGATATTTATTGTACCGATCGTACGGGGATTTTGCGGGATATCACAACTGTACTTGCCAATGAAAATGTTGCTTTGCTGGGGGTTAACAGTTTGAGCGACAAACCTCGTCAAACCGCCGTTATCTCTATTTCCATTGAAGTACCTGATTTAGAGACTGTCTCTAAAGTGATGGTGCGGTTAAGACAATTAAAAGGCGTTGGCGATGTTAAAAGAAAAACTCATTGA
- the rplM gene encoding 50S ribosomal protein L13, with protein MKTFVAKPETVKRDWYVVDATDKTLGRLASEIAMRLRGKHKPEYTPHVDTGDYIIVVNAEKVTVTGNKAKGKMYYSHSGYPGGLKETNFEKLIAHKPEMVLEKAVKGMLPRGPLGRAMFRKLKVYAGAEHSHAAQQPQVLDI; from the coding sequence ATGAAAACTTTTGTTGCAAAGCCAGAAACGGTAAAACGCGACTGGTATGTGGTTGATGCCACAGACAAAACCTTAGGCCGTTTGGCTTCTGAAATTGCTATGCGTTTACGCGGTAAGCATAAGCCAGAGTACACGCCTCACGTAGATACTGGTGATTACATTATTGTAGTTAACGCAGAAAAAGTGACGGTAACCGGCAATAAGGCAAAGGGTAAAATGTATTACTCGCATTCTGGTTATCCAGGCGGTTTGAAAGAAACAAACTTTGAAAAGCTGATTGCTCATAAGCCAGAAATGGTTCTTGAGAAAGCAGTAAAAGGAATGTTGCCAAGAGGTCCTTTAGGCCGTGCAATGTTCCGTAAATTGAAAGTTTATGCTGGTGCAGAACATTCGCATGCAGCACAGCAACCACAAGTTTTGGACATCTAA